Proteins from one Triticum aestivum cultivar Chinese Spring chromosome 7A, IWGSC CS RefSeq v2.1, whole genome shotgun sequence genomic window:
- the LOC123154482 gene encoding auxin-responsive protein SAUR71, which yields MRELIRRLSFSDRVSDGSGGVPRGCVPVLVVGDGDEECERFVVRVEALRHPSLAALLEMAAQEFGYKQEGILRVPCAVNQFRRALTTSAVSKNY from the coding sequence ATGAGGGAGCTGATCCGGAGGCTGAGCTTCTCGGACCgggtgagcgacggcagcggcggcgtgcCGCGCGGGTGTGTGCCGGTGCTGGTGGTGGGCGATGGCGACGAGGAATGCGAGCGGTTCGTGGTGCGGGTCGAGGCGCTGCGGCACCCGTCGCTGGCGGCGCTACTGGAGATGGCGGCGCAGGAGTTCGGGTACAAGCAGGAGGGCATCCTCCGCGTCCCCTGCGCCGTCAACCAGTTCAGGCGGGCGCTCACCACCTCCGCCGTCTCCAAGAACTACTGA